Part of the Clostridium taeniosporum genome is shown below.
TTCAGCATTTTTGTATCTGAATCTGTTTCATCAAAGTTTTTATAAATATTATTAATGTAATCATCAATTTTCCCCATTATTAATTTCCTCCCATAAAATTATTTATTGTTTTCTTTAAAACAGCCCATGCCTCTACGTTTTTATCAAAACATTCTTTACCTTCTTTAGTAATAGAATAATATCTTCTTCTTCCACCACTTGTACCTTCTGTGTCATTCCAATACCCCCTTAGATAGCCTTTCTTTTCTAATCTTTTCAGCGATACATATAATGTTGCTTCTTTAATTTCAAATTCATCTTTTGATTTCACTTTAATTTTCTTTGCAATCAAGTATCCATACATATCTTCATCATATAACACAGATAAAATAATTGAATCAATATACCCTTTAAGAATTTCCTTATCAAATTTCATCTTTTAACTCCTTTCGTGCATATTACTTATTAATTTAAAGTACTTTATATAGTAAAGTACATTTGTATTATAAATCAAACTTATTAACATTATCAAGTATTATTGGTAAATTATATTAAAATATACAATAAAAACAGGAAGTCCAAATTTTAACTTAAATTTAGACTTCCTGTTAACACACAATTATCTACTATTATGAAAAATTGTAGATTTAAATTGTAAATAATATCCAAGAAAAATATTTATTTATCTTCAAATTAATAGTAGTATACTTTATAAATATCCTACTATTAAATTTTAATTAAATCTAAAAAATCCTGATGACCATAAATAACTTTATGTTGTCAGGATTTTGTCATAATTTTTAAATAGAGTCTATAATATCACATCTGGTAAATACTAATTTTTTAATTCCTTCTCTATACCAATTAGGGCAATGAAACCAATTTATATTATCTAAATTTAATCTTAAAACTTTAGTCCAATATTTATATCTTGTTTTATTTTGATCTATAACATACTTTGCTAAATCTTTATTTTCTAATACAAAGCTTGGGTGTGATTCAGAATATTTAGCTAAATCTTTATCAAAATCATCAGCCATAGCATTAGACATTAAAGAATATCCTTGATCAAATAATGGAGCAAAAGATAATAGCTCTTGAGTATTATTATCTATGATAAATCCCAAATTACCCAGATGCCTATCCCTATTTTCTATTATATAATCAAACACTATCATATCTAAAAAATCTTGTCTGAACTCTTTAGGAATCCATTCTATAATATTTGCAAATCCCCACTTTTTTTATTAGGTTCTATTATTTCTAAAAAGTATCTAACAGGCAAATAACCTTTATCTTTACTTGTAAAAATCTCACATACTGAACAATTTTGATTATGCCATGTATCTGTCCAATACGGTATACAATTAAGTTTTAATAAACGTCCTATCTCACTTGATATACCTTCTGCAAAATGTTTTTTATCTAAATTAGCTGCTCCTATATTACCACGTTTATATAATAAAAGCTTATTATATAACCTTCTCCAAGCTTTATTCATAACCCCTTGTGTTGTAAGCTCTGGTGATGAAACTTTTGGGGTATTTACCGTACCACCTAAGCTAGTATTATTGCCAAAGAAAGTTATAAGGCCTAAAGCTACCTCAAATTTATTATCATATAAATTATATTTAGTCCAACATAAACCTGCTGGATACATATCTTTAATATGTACTGGCTTTATCCAATAGCTATCATTTAAACTAAATCCATTATTTAATTTTAGATAATCAAGGGCAGTTGGCTTTTTTTCAAATTGTAAAGATTCAATTAATTTTTCTAAATGGTTTCTATTAGTAGGAATTACTCTACTTTTAAACCAATCTTTTAATCTAGAAGCTTCATGTTTTAAAATATAAGGGACTGTATTTTTATTTATTACTTTAATTCCTTTTTAAATTGTATCATATTACGAGCATAATCTACTATACAGCATTTTAAAATTGTGATACAAAAAAATATTACATTATTCCAAATGAAAATGTAATATTTTGATATGATAGTTATTTTTGCTTGTACATAATATAAGAATGTTGCGTCATATGAAAAATTACATTGTTACATTATTGTTATAGATTTATTTTGCTTTTGTTTATAATTAATGTCTATTAAAACATCAAAAAATAAGTTGGGTTGATCTATCATTGTCATATGTCCAGCATCAGGTATTAAATATAATTTTTTATATGGTGCATTAATTTTTTTAAAGTATTCTTGGGCAATAACATAAGGGGTTTGCCAATCATTTTTACCTAGAACATAATAAATTGGTACTTTGTATTCTATTGATTCTGATCTTATATCAAATTTACTCCAAAATTCTATTAATTCTTTATTTACTTTATCCATTTTTATTAATGCAGTAATATCTGACAACTTAAAAATAGGACTTTTAATTAAACTTATAATTGCAGAAAGATTACCATTAGCAGCTAAATTATATTTACCTTGAACTGCACGTAGTTTCTCAGATTTTTTTTTAAATCCAATACCATGATTATTACCTGGATAATCACCTAAAATTTCAAGTTCTTTTAGAGATTTTTTATCATTGGCTCGCAAAGATAATTCTTTAACTTTTTCGTAACCAACACGCTCATTTTCAAACATACTTATAACTTGTCCAACTCCAATATAATAAGCTACTTCTTCAGGATGTTTTTTTATAAACATGCTTCCTAAAATAGTTCCCCATGAATGTCCAAATATAATTATTTTTTGTTTATTATATTTCTTTTTTAGGTATTGAATAATTTCAAATAAATCCTTTAACATTAAATTAATTGTAGGACATTCATTAGGATTTTTAGTTAACGTTTTTCCGGCTCCACGCTGATCCCAGTGAACTACTGTAAAAATTTCTTCCCAT
Proteins encoded:
- a CDS encoding PadR family transcriptional regulator, with the translated sequence MKFDKEILKGYIDSIILSVLYDEDMYGYLIAKKIKVKSKDEFEIKEATLYVSLKRLEKKGYLRGYWNDTEGTSGGRRRYYSITKEGKECFDKNVEAWAVLKKTINNFMGGN
- a CDS encoding alpha/beta fold hydrolase, with amino-acid sequence MRNKFSRLIYFEEYVQINGINQYLFHAGTKYDNPVMLFLHGGPGFAESIFSYIFQEKWEEIFTVVHWDQRGAGKTLTKNPNECPTINLMLKDLFEIIQYLKKKYNKQKIIIFGHSWGTILGSMFIKKHPEEVAYYIGVGQVISMFENERVGYEKVKELSLRANDKKSLKELEILGDYPGNNHGIGFKKKSEKLRAVQGKYNLAANGNLSAIISLIKSPIFKLSDITALIKMDKVNKELIEFWSKFDIRSESIEYKVPIYYVLGKNDWQTPYVIAQEYFKKINAPYKKLYLIPDAGHMTMIDQPNLFFDVLIDINYKQKQNKSITIM